Proteins encoded by one window of Myxococcales bacterium:
- a CDS encoding zinc-ribbon domain-containing protein: MKFLCDQCKAKYQIADEKVAGRTVRMKCRKCGHLIEVRAEVTESSVARQAPRPDEPRSSGGLATSLSAARPARSSVAPGALAGAFNRRIQNDDDDEKTMMAMAPAAPSFEASVTEEWYAAINGLPVGPMRLAELRTKAAAGAITEDTLVWQEGFEEWRPVKTTTQLHGIVREAVPSRPLTGQSSPPPAVAPRAAVTRPSPAARVTAPLGPAPAALRSNVVPISRGGAGGAAAAAALAPAVSHPVSHPVSHPVSHPATHASPALAPPPAAHAQPASQSMPAAAALSVVAPPASNPFAGVDPFAIAPAADPFAFPLAEAAPAVSAPAFAPAPAAEIASSSLASPLSARAEASIPPPPPARSMAPLIFVAAVVLAAAFGITAAVMTFKAGPVATAPTAPTGSASALPAPSGTVEAPVASPTPSTSASQKLAVLHKPGTAAPAAPSAPPKGGAVNLAELGLGGSSPAPSARTDIPSAGGAGPAAGGRPLDAASVGKTINTYKAAVKRKCWDNAAESAPSANVSVAITVASNGTVTSASGSGSPPTVAKCVENHVRGWHFDGTGKVVIPFHFVRQ; encoded by the coding sequence GTGAAGTTTCTCTGCGACCAGTGCAAGGCCAAGTACCAAATCGCCGACGAGAAGGTGGCGGGCCGCACTGTGCGCATGAAGTGCCGAAAGTGCGGCCACCTCATCGAGGTCCGCGCCGAGGTCACCGAGTCGAGCGTCGCGCGGCAGGCTCCACGCCCCGATGAGCCGCGCTCCTCCGGCGGGCTCGCCACCTCGCTCTCGGCCGCACGCCCCGCGCGGTCGTCGGTCGCCCCGGGCGCGCTCGCAGGCGCGTTCAACCGGCGCATCCAGAACGACGACGACGACGAGAAGACCATGATGGCCATGGCGCCCGCGGCGCCAAGCTTCGAAGCGTCGGTCACCGAGGAGTGGTACGCCGCGATCAACGGCCTGCCCGTCGGCCCCATGCGCCTCGCCGAGCTCCGCACGAAGGCCGCCGCGGGCGCCATCACCGAGGACACCCTGGTGTGGCAGGAGGGCTTCGAGGAGTGGCGGCCCGTCAAGACCACCACGCAGCTCCACGGGATCGTGCGCGAGGCCGTGCCCTCGAGGCCGCTCACGGGGCAGTCGAGCCCGCCGCCCGCGGTCGCGCCACGCGCGGCGGTCACGCGCCCGTCGCCCGCGGCGCGCGTCACGGCGCCCCTCGGGCCGGCCCCCGCGGCGCTGCGCAGCAACGTGGTGCCCATCTCGCGTGGCGGGGCAGGAGGGGCGGCCGCCGCCGCGGCGCTCGCGCCGGCGGTCTCGCACCCCGTCTCGCACCCCGTCTCGCACCCCGTCTCGCACCCCGCCACGCACGCCTCCCCCGCGCTCGCGCCGCCCCCTGCCGCACATGCGCAGCCCGCCTCGCAGTCGATGCCCGCCGCCGCGGCTCTCTCGGTGGTGGCTCCGCCCGCGTCGAACCCGTTCGCCGGCGTCGATCCTTTCGCGATCGCGCCCGCCGCGGACCCCTTCGCGTTCCCGCTCGCCGAGGCCGCGCCCGCGGTCTCCGCCCCCGCGTTCGCGCCTGCGCCCGCCGCGGAGATCGCCTCGAGCTCCCTCGCCTCGCCCCTCTCGGCCCGCGCCGAAGCGTCGATTCCACCGCCACCGCCGGCGCGCAGCATGGCGCCGCTCATCTTCGTCGCGGCGGTCGTGCTCGCGGCCGCGTTCGGCATTACCGCAGCCGTCATGACCTTCAAGGCCGGCCCGGTAGCCACCGCGCCCACCGCCCCCACGGGTAGCGCCAGCGCGCTCCCGGCCCCTTCCGGCACCGTCGAGGCCCCCGTCGCATCTCCGACCCCGTCGACCTCGGCATCGCAGAAGCTGGCCGTGCTCCACAAGCCTGGCACGGCGGCCCCGGCCGCCCCAAGCGCGCCTCCGAAAGGTGGCGCCGTCAACCTCGCGGAGCTCGGTCTCGGCGGCTCCAGCCCGGCCCCCTCGGCGAGGACCGACATCCCCTCCGCGGGCGGCGCGGGCCCTGCGGCCGGGGGGCGTCCACTGGACGCGGCGTCGGTGGGCAAGACCATCAACACGTACAAGGCGGCCGTGAAGCGCAAGTGCTGGGACAACGCCGCGGAGTCGGCTCCGAGCGCCAACGTCTCCGTCGCGATCACGGTGGCGAGCAACGGCACGGTCACGTCCGCGTCCGGCTCCGGCTCGCCCCCCACGGTGGCCAAGTGCGTGGAGAACCACGTGCGCGGCTGGCACTTCGACGGGACCGGCAAGGTCGTGATTCCGTTCCACTTCGTGCGCCAGTAA
- the tgt gene encoding tRNA guanosine(34) transglycosylase Tgt: MTPRTQGFALRVDATEGHARACTFTTPHAVVTTPTFMPVGTQGSVKTLTPEEVASTGAHIVLGNTYHLWLRPGPEVVAEHGGLHGFSRWPRAMLTDSGGFQAFSLAQRKPGGATGRPSSGLVLPNEEGFTFRSHLDGAKHHLSPEEAVRVQGLLGADIQMQLDVCPPGESSREIVEAAVARTTRWARRALAAPRPERQALFGIVQGACFADLRRSHAEELAALEPGFDGLALGGFSVGEPIERMIETLAEVAHLLDAERPRYLMGVGTPRDLLEGIEHGVDMFDCVLPTRNARNGQALTRFGKVVIKQARYKHDLGPLDPECACACCQGGYTRSYLRHLYLAGEVLVLRLFSLHNLHFYGELVRDARAHILGGTFAQYKRAALARMSDGDKAQR; encoded by the coding sequence ATGACCCCACGCACCCAGGGCTTCGCGCTCCGCGTCGACGCGACGGAGGGCCACGCGCGCGCGTGCACCTTCACGACCCCACACGCAGTGGTCACGACCCCCACGTTCATGCCGGTGGGCACGCAGGGGTCTGTCAAGACCCTCACGCCCGAAGAGGTGGCCAGCACCGGCGCGCACATCGTGCTCGGGAACACCTACCACTTGTGGCTCCGCCCCGGGCCGGAGGTCGTGGCGGAGCACGGCGGCCTCCACGGATTCTCACGGTGGCCGCGAGCGATGCTCACCGACTCCGGCGGGTTCCAGGCGTTCTCGCTGGCCCAGCGCAAGCCGGGCGGCGCGACGGGCCGCCCCTCGAGTGGCCTCGTCCTCCCCAACGAAGAGGGCTTCACGTTCCGCTCCCACCTCGACGGCGCGAAGCATCACCTCTCCCCGGAAGAGGCGGTCCGCGTGCAGGGGCTCCTCGGCGCGGACATCCAAATGCAGCTGGACGTGTGCCCTCCCGGGGAGTCCTCGCGCGAGATCGTCGAGGCCGCCGTCGCGCGCACGACGAGGTGGGCGCGGCGCGCGCTCGCCGCTCCGCGCCCAGAGCGTCAGGCCCTATTCGGCATCGTACAGGGGGCGTGCTTCGCCGATCTCAGGCGCTCGCACGCCGAGGAGCTCGCGGCCCTCGAGCCCGGCTTCGATGGCCTCGCGCTCGGTGGGTTCTCGGTGGGCGAGCCGATCGAGCGCATGATCGAGACGCTCGCGGAGGTCGCCCACCTGCTCGACGCCGAGCGCCCGCGCTACCTCATGGGCGTCGGCACGCCACGCGATCTCCTCGAGGGCATCGAGCACGGCGTCGACATGTTCGACTGTGTCCTCCCCACGCGAAACGCGCGCAACGGCCAAGCCCTCACGCGCTTCGGGAAGGTGGTCATCAAGCAGGCTAGGTACAAACACGACCTCGGGCCGCTCGACCCCGAGTGCGCGTGCGCCTGCTGCCAGGGCGGATACACGCGGAGCTACCTACGCCACCTCTACCTGGCCGGCGAGGTGCTGGTGCTGAGGCTCTTCTCGCTCCACAACCTTCACTTCTACGGCGAGCTCGTCCGCGACGCCCGCGCCCACATCCTCGGGGGCACATTTGCGCAGTACAAGCGCGCGGCCCTTGCTAGAATGTCGGACGGAGACAAGGCGCAGCGATGA